From the Chitinophaga lutea genome, the window CCAGGGCACATCGTTGTGCACACTTTCGCAGATGGCGTACGACGGTGTGGCGAACCCGAATTCAATCGAGGCCGCGGTGCTCACCGGCCCCTGCGGGTTATGCGGGGCCACCGCAACCTTGTAAGCCTCCGCCAGTGCCGCGATACGGCGCACTTCGCTGAGGCCGCCGCAATGGGTGATATCCGGCTGGATGACACTCACCGCGCGTTTCTCCAGCATATCGCGGAAAGCATGAATGCCCGTAAGACGCTCGCCGCTGGCTATCGGTGTTTTCACCGCCCGCTGGATGTGTGCAATGTCTTCCATGCTTTCTGGCCAGCAGGGCTCTTCGAAAAAGTAAAGCCCGTACGGTTCCAGCGCTTTCGCGAATTGCAGGCCCATCAACGGGCTGGGGCGGGCGTGACAGTCTACCATAATATCGATATCCTCTCCCACGGCCTCGCGCATCGACCGTACGCAGGCTTCCGCGTAACGGATCGGGCGCAAACCTTCCAGCGGCATGGTTTCCGGTACGGCCATCGACTTGAAGGCCGTAAATCCTTCCACCACCGCTTCCTGCGCCAGTTCGCCGAAACGGTTGGCATCGTCCGGCCGCGTTTCATAGAAGTCTTCCATTTTACCGCCGCCCAGATGGCAATACAACCGGATATAATCACGCACCCGGCCACCCCATAATTCGTGGCAGGGCACGCCGTGTATTTTACCGAGAATGTCCCAAAGCGCGATGTCGATGCCGCTGATGGCCGTGCCCCGCACGATGCCGTTGCCGTGCCAGAAGTGCTGGCGGTACATCATCTGCCAGAGATGCTCTATCCGCCGCGGGTCTTCACCGATGAGCAGCTGCGAGATATCTTCGACCGCTCCTACCACCGCGCGGGTATGCCATTCGAGCGTGGCTTCGCCCCATCCCCACAAACCGGGCTGGTCCGTTATTACTTTGATAAAGATCCAGTTCCGCATGCGCGCATGACAGACCTGTGTTTCTATGGCTGTAATTTTCATAATGCTGCTACGATGGTTTGTGTTTTTTCCAATGTTTCCGCAATGTCCTGTTCCGTATGCGCGAACGAAATACTACCCTGTTTGATGGGCAGCGGGAAATTGAAGACGCCCTGTTCGATCAGTTTCAGCCGGTATGTTTTATCGTATTCGAAATCATGATGCCGGAGCACATCGTGGAAATCCACCGGCACATGATCCATGAAGTACACACAAAAAGCCGAGCCCTGCCGCGCTATGTGGAAAGGCCTGCCGGTTTTGCCGAATATGCCGTTCAACCCGTCTTCGAGCTGCTGCCCGAGCCGGTTCACATGCCCGTACACATCATACGCCGGCGATGCCAGCTTCCTGACCGTGGCGATAGCGGCCGCCGTGGTAAGCGGGTGCGCATTGAAGGTGCCGGCGATCAATACTCTTTTTTCTTTATCGGGATGGATAAAATAATCCATGTAATGTTTTTTCCCGGCGATCACGCCCATCGGAAAACCGTTGGCCACGGCCTTGCCAAATGTACTTAAATCCGGCAGAACGCCGCAGATCTGCTGGTAACCGCCCAGCGCATGCCGGAAACCTGTTTTCACCTCGTCGAAAATGAGCAGGGAACCGTTGCGGTCGCACAGCGCGCGCAGTCCTTCGAGGTAACCGGGCCGCGGTTTCACGATGCCGATGTTCTGCAGGATGGGCTCCAGCAGAATGCAGGCCACCGGGTAACGTTCCATCACGTATTCCACCGATTCAAGGTCGTTATAGTTCACGATGTGCACCAGGGCCTTGTGCTGCGCGGGGATGCCGGACGACAGTGCATCGTAGGGATATTCCCCCGGGCTCACCCGTTCCCCCACATCGCTGAGGCGGCTGATCACGTTGCAGGCCACATCGTTGTGCCAGCCGTTGTAACCGCCCTGCATCACGATCACATGATCGCGGCCGGTAACGGCGCGGGCAATGCGGATGGCGTGATAGGTGGCCTCGGAGCCGGTGGTGGTGATCTGCATGCTGTCCGCATTCGTCACCGCTTCACAAAACACCCGGGCAAATTCGCCTTCGAGATTGGTGGGGCCTGCGCTCATCAGCAGGGTATCCGCGTTCAGCGCCGCTTTCACGGCGGCGTTCACGTCAGGGTCGTTATGCCCCAGGAAGGTGGCCGCGAACCCGGCCTGGTAGTCGATGTACTCATTGCCTTCCAGGTCCCACACCCTGCTGCCACGGCCTTTTTCAAAGCATATGTTCGGTTCGGACTTGCGGTTGAGCGACACTACGCCGCCGGGGATCCACTGTTCGTTCGTCTTTAACTGCGCCGACGATTTGGGCCATACGTTCATAATGGAGATATTTTTATTGCGGTAATACTACTGTTCCGGATGGTGGCATGCTCCGCATGCAGGAATAAATTGCCGGGGATGTTTTTATGGAGGATACGCACGTTCCCGATCTCCAGCCGGTCTATCACCGTGGTGCCGTCAAACAGGAACTGCGGGTTCGCATACTGCGTTTCCGTTCTGCTGATATCGTGGAATGAAATGGAATCGATCACGGAATGTTTCACGCAGATCACCCCATACACCTTCGGTAAATCGGGATGGGCGGCGCGCGCGTACACATTCGCGCCCGACACCTTCGATACGCGAACATTCCTGAAATACCCCACCTTATCGAAAAGACTGTAAAACAGGACCGATGCGGCCGCCGTATTGCCCTGCACGTTTTCGATGGTGATATTGGCCACGGTGCGGTGCTCAAATGTGTAAAATGCTACGGCTTTCAATGTGGGGATCGAATCGTAAATGTGCTGCGGAAAAATGTTCCGCACGGTAATGTTTTTGTAATCGCATGCCGGGAACGGCGACATCTTCCCCTGGAAACTGGCGCCGCCCGCGGCAAACGCCACAAGGTCGTCGTTGGTGAAGCCGGAAATATTTTCAATGAGCACATCATTGCCGCCGCCGGTCACCCCGTCCCCGTTCTGCATCAGGGCGCTCGTTTGCCGCCCGTCCCGGAACGGGTTCTGCTGGAAATGAATGTCGTGCACATGCACGGTATCGCATTCCATATAGGCAATCCCCCAGCTCCGCGTGCTGTCGATCTGCATGGCAGCCACTTCCAGCCGCTTCACCTTATAGAAGAACATGCCGAAACAGAATTCAGAATGCTCCACCTTATCGCGGATGGTGCGCGTCTGCGACCAGCCGTTGCCGTTCCATCGTCCGCCGGTAACGGTGATGTTGCGGTTGCCGTTGATGAGGTCTTCATTCTGCAGGAGGCACTGGTTCGAACCTTTCTTCAATTCTATGTACGCGTCTTTACTGGCCCGCAGCGTAAAATCGGAAGGGATGCGTATCGCCCTTGAGATGAGGTAATGGCCGGCCGGGAGATACACCTCGCGGCTGCCGTTCTTTTGGGCTTTTTCAATGGCCGATTGTATGGCCCTGTCTGCCCCGCCGGCCGAAAGGCGCACCGTTACCGGCGTTTGCGCGAACGACGCGTTCCATCCGCACATCATCCAGATGCACCACAGCTTCACTCCTGCCTGTATGTATTTTTTCATTTGTTTCCTTCTTGTATCGGTAACCTGTGTTTTGTTCCGGCACTGTTTTAAACGATGGGTCGTCTGAATACCGGACATGCATGCAGTCGCAACCGATCCGGTCACCACCCGGCAGCCCGTTTGTGATAGCCCGGATTACCCCGGACAGTGAATGATGATTGCTTTCATGTTGATTGAGTCGATAAGATTGTAGCGCACGCCTGCCTCCGGAACATTGCCTGTCTTTTAGTTGATATTTCGATGCGAAACGCCCTTCCGGACATACGCCTCCCTCGCCGCACCCGGGCAGCCTCCTCACGGAATATTCGATATTGTACGATAGGTAACGCGGCTGTTTGTAACCCCTCCCAACCAGGTAAAAGGGCCGCAATTCATAACTTTGTCTACAAATATATGCGTATTTTGTAAACAAAAAAATAATTCCGGGAGAATTTTGAGGTGTAATTGGACCAGCACCCACACCATTGGCATTCTTTTATCACTTTATCGGTCAAAAACGGGCAAAAAGTGCTGAAACAGGCGGAAATCAGCCAAAAAACAGGGGCTGACAAAGCCACCACAAAGGATTTCATTTGAGGATCGATACCCATACGCCACCCATACGCCATCTATACGCCACCTATACGTTACCTCCTATAGGGGTAACGTATCCGTATCGGAAGGGTAGCGAAAGGGTAATGGCTCCCTATCGAAGTCCAATGGCGCCATTTTTTTCAATCAGGAAAAAACAATTGTAAACTAAAACCCGGACAAGGCCCCGTATAACCCTTTTTCAGGGCACGACCAGGGGACCTGAGGAACGGCGAAAGCGGCAGATTTTGCCGCACAGTATAGCGCAGCAGGCGATGCCGCCGGCTGGGTCAATCCGTAAAAGAAGTGAAAATCAATCAGATGTGAGTCAACACTATTCTATCTCCAGGGCAGTTTCCTCTCCCCGCAGGAGGTGTTTGACGAGCGTGCTTTCCGCGAGTTTCAAATCCCCGGCTTTCAGGGCTTTGACGATCTGGCGGTGCTCCGCGTCGGTTTGTTCGTAGTCGTCCATCTGCATCTTGCCGAGCTTCATGTGGAACAGGGGGATGTTGCTGACCTGGTAGAGCTCCATCAGCTTGCTGTTGCCGGAGCTGGCAATGAGGATTTCGTGGAATTTCATGTCCGCCTCGCAGGCGCCGCCAATGTACCCTTTCTCCACCATGGCGGTAAAATCGTCGCAGATCTGCTCCAGCGCCGGTATAAAGTCCTGCTTTTCCTTCTGGAATGCCATCCTGAGCGCCCCCAGCTCCAGCAATTCCCGGAGCTGGCGGATTTCGCGGATGTCGTCCGGGGTCATGGACTTCACAAAGTAGCCGCCTTTTTCGCCGAATACCACCAGATTTTCGCCCAAAAGGCGGTTCAGGGCCTCCCGTACCGCCATACGGCTTACATCGGTTTTTTTGGCCCAAACGTCCTCTTTCAGGCGCATACCGGGCACCAGTTGATTGGAAAGGATTTTACGGCGGAGGTCAATATAAACTTTGTTGGCCAGTGAATCTGTCTTCATACCAATTTTTGTAAACGAAAGATTTAATCAAAAGTAAACATTTTAGTATTGCAAAACGCAATCCCCAAAAACCTTTAACTTGGACGGAGAAGCGTGAAACCCATGGACAAAGTATCTGCCGACTGGCTGCAAACTATTGAAGCACTGAAGGATGTGCCCCGGGAGCAGCTGCAATGGCTGGCCGACAACAGTGTACAGGAATCCGTTCCCGCCGGGGAATACGTTTTTAAAGTCAACGACCCCATCATCAGCACCATTTTCGTCATTTCCGGAAAAATCAGGGCA encodes:
- a CDS encoding glycosyl hydrolase family 28-related protein, whose amino-acid sequence is MKKYIQAGVKLWCIWMMCGWNASFAQTPVTVRLSAGGADRAIQSAIEKAQKNGSREVYLPAGHYLISRAIRIPSDFTLRASKDAYIELKKGSNQCLLQNEDLINGNRNITVTGGRWNGNGWSQTRTIRDKVEHSEFCFGMFFYKVKRLEVAAMQIDSTRSWGIAYMECDTVHVHDIHFQQNPFRDGRQTSALMQNGDGVTGGGNDVLIENISGFTNDDLVAFAAGGASFQGKMSPFPACDYKNITVRNIFPQHIYDSIPTLKAVAFYTFEHRTVANITIENVQGNTAAASVLFYSLFDKVGYFRNVRVSKVSGANVYARAAHPDLPKVYGVICVKHSVIDSISFHDISRTETQYANPQFLFDGTTVIDRLEIGNVRILHKNIPGNLFLHAEHATIRNSSITAIKISPL
- a CDS encoding aspartate aminotransferase family protein; this translates as MNVWPKSSAQLKTNEQWIPGGVVSLNRKSEPNICFEKGRGSRVWDLEGNEYIDYQAGFAATFLGHNDPDVNAAVKAALNADTLLMSAGPTNLEGEFARVFCEAVTNADSMQITTTGSEATYHAIRIARAVTGRDHVIVMQGGYNGWHNDVACNVISRLSDVGERVSPGEYPYDALSSGIPAQHKALVHIVNYNDLESVEYVMERYPVACILLEPILQNIGIVKPRPGYLEGLRALCDRNGSLLIFDEVKTGFRHALGGYQQICGVLPDLSTFGKAVANGFPMGVIAGKKHYMDYFIHPDKEKRVLIAGTFNAHPLTTAAAIATVRKLASPAYDVYGHVNRLGQQLEDGLNGIFGKTGRPFHIARQGSAFCVYFMDHVPVDFHDVLRHHDFEYDKTYRLKLIEQGVFNFPLPIKQGSISFAHTEQDIAETLEKTQTIVAAL
- the dgoD gene encoding galactonate dehydratase is translated as MKITAIETQVCHARMRNWIFIKVITDQPGLWGWGEATLEWHTRAVVGAVEDISQLLIGEDPRRIEHLWQMMYRQHFWHGNGIVRGTAISGIDIALWDILGKIHGVPCHELWGGRVRDYIRLYCHLGGGKMEDFYETRPDDANRFGELAQEAVVEGFTAFKSMAVPETMPLEGLRPIRYAEACVRSMREAVGEDIDIMVDCHARPSPLMGLQFAKALEPYGLYFFEEPCWPESMEDIAHIQRAVKTPIASGERLTGIHAFRDMLEKRAVSVIQPDITHCGGLSEVRRIAALAEAYKVAVAPHNPQGPVSTAASIEFGFATPSYAICESVHNDVPWRSEVVSEGFTVEKKGRIVKPNTRPGLGIEINEAVVKKHPFRQEVLQRTFYKDGSVGDW
- a CDS encoding GntR family transcriptional regulator; the protein is MKTDSLANKVYIDLRRKILSNQLVPGMRLKEDVWAKKTDVSRMAVREALNRLLGENLVVFGEKGGYFVKSMTPDDIREIRQLRELLELGALRMAFQKEKQDFIPALEQICDDFTAMVEKGYIGGACEADMKFHEILIASSGNSKLMELYQVSNIPLFHMKLGKMQMDDYEQTDAEHRQIVKALKAGDLKLAESTLVKHLLRGEETALEIE